One stretch of Bombina bombina isolate aBomBom1 chromosome 7, aBomBom1.pri, whole genome shotgun sequence DNA includes these proteins:
- the LOC128635660 gene encoding trafficking protein particle complex subunit 6b: protein MADETLFELLHMEIVLHVYKSMGQDDDEDQGKHIHVLENMGFRVGQGLIERLTKDSPSFKDELEVVKFLCKDLWTTLFKKQIDNLRTNHQGTFVLQDNRFLLLTQISNSKQYLEEAPKFLAYTCGLIKGALSNLGISSLVSAEVPIMPSCKFQVVISRS, encoded by the exons ATGGCGGATGAGACATTGTTTGAGCTCCTACACATGGAGATTGTGCTTCACGTTTATAAGAGCATGGGGCAGGATGACGATGAG GATCAAGGCAAACATATTCATGTCCTGGAGAATATGGGATTCCGTGTTGGTCAAGGACTCATTGAGAG GTTAACAAAGGACAGCCCCTCATTTAAAGATGAACTTGAAGTTGTGAAGTTTTTATGTAAAGATCTGTGGACAACCCTCTTCAAGAAACAGATTGATAACCTGAGAACAAACCACCAG GGAACTTTTGTCCTACAAGATAATCGGTTTCTGCTGTTGACTCAGATTTCTAACAGTAAACAATACTTAGAGGAGGCGCCAAAG ttccTCGCCTACACCTGCGGCCTTATAAAAGGTGCCCTGTCTAATTTGGGGATCAGTAGTTTGGTCTCAGCAGAAGTTCCCATAATGCCTTCCT gTAAATTCCAAGTTGTCATTTCCAGATCGTAG
- the LOC128636165 gene encoding biogenesis of lysosome-related organelles complex 1 subunit 3 — MSFQGFQTVVKGEASETDDEEELYVSSVPSSSFSSLCGVKVQGEASETDDDDEDPAEKIKPPPRTIPKDLPPLVVMRDIGEDSPVGLEEKPTVNIRQQGRYSSLLQQKLLESNARLYHDVNNAIRQVYHTATSEIRTLTSQLSNSQTGIINASHSIRLALEDLKGVLEKIDIITTCNLLPDIQI; from the coding sequence ATGTCTTTTCAAGGTTTCCAAACTGTTGTGAAAGGGGAAGCTTCTGAGACAGATGATGAAGAGGAATTGTATGTGTCCTCTGTTCCATCAAGTTCATTTTCTAGCCTGTGTGGTGTGAAAGTCCAAGGAGAAGCATCAGAGACAGATGATGATGATGAGGACCCTGCAGAGAAGATAAAGCCACCACCTCGTACTATACCCAAGGACCTCCCACCTCTGGTGGTCATGAGAGACATTGGTGAAGATTCTCCAGTTGGATTAGAAGAGAAGCCTACAGTTAATATTAGGCAACAAGGTCGCTACAGTTCACTGCTGCAGCAGAAACTTCTAGAGAGCAATGCCCGACTCTATCATGATGTCAACAACGCCATCAGACAAGTTTATCACACGGCTACCAGTGAAATACGGACCTTGACCAGTCAGCTCAGCAACTCCCAAACTGGCATCATCAATGCATCTCACAGTATCAGGCTCGCTCTTGAGGACTTGAAAGGGGTTTTGGAAAAGATTGACATTATTACTACCTGCAATTTGCTTCCAGatattcagatttaa